Sequence from the Osmia bicornis bicornis chromosome 13, iOsmBic2.1, whole genome shotgun sequence genome:
TTCTTAGCCGGGCTTTCTCGCACAGATTTGTGGTTGACGTTAACAACGGGATTCGTCTGGTTAAAGGAGGAAACGGGTGCAAGGCGTGTCACGAGGAACGCGGCTAACTGTTCCGCCGCGCACAGCTTCAATTAAGGAGACTTCCAATTATCCGTTATTTAAACGAGATCCTCCCCTGTTTTGTCCTTCGACGCAGGACCGGATAGGAAACAAGGGAACGGGAGGGAACCGGAGCGAAGGGCAAGgaattctaagataacgatACGTTTCGAATTTCTGCGCAACGAACATCGCCATTAGCCAGATTAACTCTGCGCCGTGATTTGCTGCGAAACTGCTCAACTTTTTACCGTTCTATCGACGAGTCTGTAACCGTCGCTAACAGTTGGCTGGCTGAAAAGGGGTGAAATACAAGGGGGTGGAGGGTGGCGTGCAAATGACAAAAGCGATTTATTTGTTGCAGTAGCTCGGCAGACGGGAAATCGGGTCTCGCGTTAACTCTCGGATAGGAAAGGAGACACAGgtaacgagagagagagagagaaaggaacgGAAGACGGAAACGAGAGGGTGGTGTACCGGTGCAAAATCTTGGCTAACTCTTCTCTAGCCTCTCCCTTCCAACCGACGATCCCCGCGGCGCTTCAATTAACAGGACTGGCAATTATCTGTTATTTAAATGAGGCTCGGGCACACAGGCGTGCCATGACGCTCTTTGTGCACGGATCTCGTTTTAGAGTTACTCGACGACGAAACGAAGAGACACTAAGATTTCTTTGTAACTTAGATCAACAAATCACAACCGAATTCGCACGGAGACAAGTTGATGTATTATACAAAAGATAAATAAAGTTATATTTCTTacctttttaattaacaactGTATTCATTAACCATACCCTGAACTGGTCCATAAACATTCGGTTATGACTTCTTGAAAACAAGCAGAACGAATTAGAATCGGTGAGGATCGACTGTCAGCGGTCTATCAGTAATTCATACGCGTCTCCGCGAAATTGGCCGACAATCTGTCGTGACTCCACGTCGAAAACGATCGATGTTGTCGTCGACTGACGCGTCGGTACGATACTGCGATTTAACTGCCGTACGTCGCCCCGTCGGGACGATAGTACTGCaatttttgtcttgtccaaTTGAAATGCCAATTTCATTCGGCTTTCTGAGTGATCGGCgtcctcttcctctctctctttgcACACGGATGAGTCgagaaattttctatttttctcctGGCCACATGTCACCGTCAGGGACAGTCTCGCGAACCACGGCGATACGACACTGGCAGCCATTGACCGTGACGGCTGAAACACAAAATGAAAGAAGTTAATATGCGTTCTAAACCGAAGCTCATAGTTTCGATAAACGATTCTTACAATTAGTCCGAGCCTGTTGAAACGCCTCGAGGAATCGGGAGCTGGTTGAAAGCCGGTCGCTCGAAGCACGCGTCGATTGCCCTGCAACACGTTGATTCTAGACATTTTCGCGACTTTTCATCGCGACACTTTCGTCGGGCAAACGCAGTTCTTTGTGCGGCAAGGAGTTAAAGAGAACTTTGCGCTCCGAGGCAATCTGCCCGAGGAGATTTCGAATTTCGTCCCACCCTTCTCATCCCCCTGAAATCCGTTTCCTCAGAGAATCGAGACGGCTGCCGTCAGTCGATCCGACCTATCGATcggtcgaagaagaagaagaagaaggtgaATCCTCTTCCACCTCGGGGACCTGCATTGCAGCACCGTCGTAAACCATATTTTACAATTCCTCCGGGCATTTATCGCTTCGTTCGCGGCCAAGCGTACCTTTTGCCTGTCGATATGCTCCATTTTCATTTGGCATCGTCGCTGGAGAGATTACATTACAACTGTTTGGTTGAGCTGCTCttaatttgcaaaataatCGTTTAACCCAATGATTACCATGTACCTACCATACGAATTGTGTATCGATTCCTCCACCCTTGCACCAGCATGTCCAAGTATTAtgcaacattttttaaaaagtattcgATTAAGAAGCTTCTGAATTTCACCGACACGATGCACGTACCCTCGGGTATCGTTTATGCTTCTATGAAGCACGTCGATTACCAAGGTGTGGTTCATGGAAGTTATTTCCCGGTGAGTGCGGTCAACATAAGAGACGCACACTCGCTGCCTCACATTTACACGGATAATGTAATAATGTCTATGCGAGCCTTCACGCTTCTAAGCACCCGTACAAAGGCCATGTACCGTGCTTCTACCTACTCTCCATCACGATCGTCCCTCTTCTTCGACTTGCCGACTTGCTTCCACTCGCGTTCCCATCACTGGACACCACGAGACGCGCCATATGCCGTGAATTCCGATACGCCCATTAGCCCCCGATTTCTATGGGATTTTGTATAACAGATTCTTTCAATTAAGGGTGGACGGGAAACAAGGGTTAATATGGTTAATAAGGGTTTCTACGGGGAGGAGAAGGTTCCGGAGAGTCGAAGTCTCGAGGAGACCCGTGCAAGCGACCATCGAATAAAAATCTATGTAGCACGCATTACGattttttcaaacaaattCTAAGTTCGATAGAAGAATTTCTACTTCGCCTGTAATGCAATTTTCCCTCGTGCAACGATAAACATGTATTTTATCCGCCATGTTTGTGCTTGCAATTTATGCGGACAAATCAAATTTTGAAGAGCACTTGCAATAATCAGCGTCTCGGTCGTAAACGGGTGCTGACTTTTGAGTGAATTTGTTCCCCGCGCGGGATAAAAGGAAAGCgtacgaagaagaagaatccAATCTCGTGATCTCGGAATGTTATACATTCCCCGTTCCCGTCGGAACGCTTGATTTCTCCGCGAGAATTCGAATCAATCCCGACCGGAGTCGTACGAAGCGGATTTTATTCATGCAGGTGCGTTTGTACACATCGAAGTAATAAACCTGTCGCTCGCGAAGTAAATCAATGTAGAAATGCCCCCCCTTCCGCCTCCTTTTGCTCGCTATCGGGATGGCAAAGACCACATCGATTTTGGCGCAAGATTAAAGTTGGTAGTTTCAGGGATGTCGGAATGGAAGAACCAATTTCCACTTACCCGCGAGGAGATGTAAAGCGTGCAATTTCACCGGCAAGTCGACCGAGATTTATAGCTTGCATCGGTGGTAAGCGAACGAAACCTTCGTTTCTAAAGGGGGAATCTTTCAAACGTCCCGTAACACGACCATTCCTCCCAATAGCGGATTTTATTCCtcgattattttatatttttcaaatttaattacattctagtaaaaaaaaaaacgttctTTGCAAGTGAATTATAAATGCTTATGCATGACAGATGGGTGTGCTAGAAAATCAAACTTACATGAAGAGAATGAATTGAATCTGAGATCTGGAAATGTAGATAACATAGATTTTCGAACatcaaaagaaaagagaatctGCCGATAGTCTGGCTAACTCAATCGACGGTGCAGTCATCTGGCAAATGAAATTCCCCTTTTCCATTTCTGAGAACTACCTTTAAATCTCTCTGTTTCATTCTGAACTACCCTTAACCATAAACTTAGGTCATTTCGATTTTGAACTCTGATACCTCTACATAAACCCAAGAGGAACAGCGGGTTAAAGTtccctaaaaaaaaaaaaaaaagaaaaaagaaaatgtaagaAGAGTAATTGAAACGCGATCGAAGACCATCGAGAACACTCGCGTCACGACATCAGAGCGGAGGCGAGCATCTCCCAACCCTCGTGGTCGGCGTTATCTTTGCCGTGGAAGTGCCGATTGCAACCGGAGGCCACGCAATTCGAGTTTCCGCTAATTTCTTCGTTGTTACCGGAGACATCTTGCACGGATCCGTGTTACCTGGTCCTTAGTAAGCCCGGCTCTAGGCCCCGTCCTCTTAATGGGGGGTCATAGATTATGGCAAATGAGGAAAGTTGAGCAGCCAGCAGTAGCAGCGAGAGAGAGGGGCCATGTGGCGCCAGCTGCGAAGCTGCAGCTTCCAACTTCATAACCGGCCTGCCGGCATGGTCCGAGGCTGGCCATGGTAGCCTGAAATTTCCAAGCTACGAAACCCCATGCCAACCTTTCGCATCCtcttattattctttttctcctttgcCGGGCCCTCTCGAGTTTCCTCGTTAATGCGGATCGATAACGAATGCATAAAAGGATAACAAACGGTCGGGACTATTAAAATCCGGCCGGCTTTCGGCCTCGTTCAGCCCCGATTCGGTAAGTAGGTCTAGCTCTACCGGGCCAGGGATAAGGAATTGCGATTCCGCTTTTAAAAACGACCGAAACGACTCGGTTAATTTATCGCGGCGTCTCGTTAAAGAAATCGAAGTGACGTCGGTTTATCGGCGATTCCAGGGCCCGCCACAGATGATTACATGCAACGAAACCTTCCTCAGAGGGCTTTCGTTACCCAATATACGGCGACTGATTATCGTAAACGTCGGGATGGCTCTTCCGGGAAATCCCTAAAGTTATTACGTTCGTCGGAACGCCTTACCACCGATGGAACGACGGAGAGAGACGCTTCGACATTTCTTAGGGACGGTCAATCGATAATTGTCGGGCCTGGACCCACGTGTCCATATAAAGTGAATTCACCAGGCAACACACCTGGTCCTCGTACATCTTGGCGCATGTGCGCTCCtgaatattttcttgaaacatTGAATACAGATACCTTGGGTTAATTACATAGGTACTTGTATTAGCGCTGCTTCGATCTCTTGATACACGTCTTTCACTGGACACTTAAGTGCCATCCAGATCCCTCGAaattattgtttaaataaatacaactCCCTAGGGCGCATAACTCAAGGAAGATCGCGGGACCTTATGGGGTTCGCTGAGAATAAACAGAGGAATTAACGAAGGAAGGGTTGAAACTTTCAACGAGAAAGTTTGACAATCTAGAGAAAATTTCACTTGAACCTTAATTTATTTGCACTGAAACGGAGGATAGACCGTTTCTATCGAaggaatatctcgaaaacatTATCACTGAGGACACTCTTTCTACCCCTTGCGATTCTTTCTGAATTTACTACCCTAGCTCATAAGAGTTTACTGCCCATTTGGCGGTTGGATTGAGATAGTTTGCTAACAGATAGCATGGGTCGAGGATCTGAGCTTTTATCTAACCCTTATAAAGATTCACGACTATTCTCGCCATTCATCTTTAACCCCTTCCTGATTTACCACGTTCTTACCTCtttgtttttctaataattatgTTATATCACTAGTGAATGCATTTAATTTAGATAGAACCAATAAAATAGTTCTGGCTAGTTTTTTCGTACAAACACTCCGCAGCGAATCGTTTCTTCACCCCCCAGACAACGAGTTCGGCAGCTAAATAATTGGGTTAACCCTTGTTGGTTTGTCGGCTGTCGTGTCGCCGGCGTCGCGATAATACGGGGGTGTGGAAATTTCGAGGGACGAATGGACGAAAGGGCGAGGGAAACGACGTTTATCTCGATTTCCCGTCGACGCACACTTTTCCGCTAACAAACTTCGATAATGAACAAACGCTGACGAGACGCTTCCGGCTTGTTCTCGAGCAACGACGCCGACGTCGTGTCTCTTTGGGAAACTGTCGCGATTGCCAGTCACCGTGAGAGAATTCTCCTTGATCGAGGCTAGAAGAATTATTTCTTGTCGTGAGAGACGGTTTTGCTGCCGTTGCGTTTGCGTGTTTCGCGTGCGGCCAATACTTGTTAGCCTATTATTATAATACCCctattacaataattatcaGGAAATTAATGGCACCAATTACCACGTAATAAGGGAGATTATGTTTTAATCAAGACTTAAAGACTTACCCTCAGTCTACCAAACGGGTCCATTGGACCTGATTTACACATTTaatgtttttgtttttaattttataatttttcttaatggACGGCGGGTTAATTTACTTGAATTATCAAACAATATTTCATGAACTGTCAACGAATCATTTTACTTTTCGTTCTTTTTTCCCACCGATGATACATATTAGCCCCGCAAATTGTTGCAGCCGGTCGTTCGAGATAGACCACGGCTTGCAAATACCGTTTGGCGCGACaggtaattgaaaattaacagAGCTAATAGCGGCGACAGGCGAAGAACGATGCCCGAGCCTCTGTCATTTGTGCCAGAAAATCGAGTCGCCCAGCCAGAGTGCCTTTTAATGCAATTTTATGATCGAATCGAGGAACGAGGGTAGCGCAGCCTACTTCGACCACGATTTTCCTGTCCCCGGTCCATCGTGGTTGGAGATCGTTTTTTCAGGAAAAGATTGAAGGATTTTAGCGTCGTTTCAAGGTGTACGGCTTTCACGAGGGTCGGAAGCAAATTAGAACAAGTTGTTGAACAATTTTCGTGACGATTGTATCGGGGTAGCTATAAATAACAAGGGAAACAACTTAAGATATGTCCATTATAAAAGCGCTTCTACAGCTTATTAAAGCTACCTTCATTTTTTAAGaatactaatttaataaaacattctTTTGTTGAGTGTGAAATTACCGATAAATAACATTGTTAATTGAGAAGGATCTCGTTAAGATATCACGAGCGGAACCTTGAAATTTCATCGTCCTCGTAAGAAGAATGTTTCTTCGATCCAGCGTGTCTTAACATCGAAGCAACTTCCAGCATCCATGGTGTCTCTTGGACAAAGTGCCGATACCTTCGACGTCGACGAACAGCCTAACTTTCGAACTATTACAAAACTTTCCAACTAACCGGCGAAAGATTACCCGGAAATTAGTGATAATTTCAAGCTACTTCCCGGCAAATTCCTTCGTCCCTGGTAACTACATCTACTTACACCGGCACAAATTTCTCTccgctctctttctctccctctctccgAATCCTGGAATTCGATCTCATCCCTTGAATGAAGCAATTTTTACTCCTTGGTTTTGATACGATCTTAAAGACACAATATCAATTGCTGGTAGGATTGAATCCAAATTTTGACACTAACTATTGAACCTTAATTACGAATCGAGAATCGAGCGTACAAAGAAGAAGGATGAAGTAAGAAAACGAGAGTGAAACAAAGTGAATAGACAAAACAGAAGATGACTGAATGAAAGGAgatagaagaagaaaggaggagtggggagaagaaagagagaaagttCACTGGGCAATCTATTCCAATTTAACACTCGACTCCATGGCATTAAATAATCGCCCTCGCCTTCGGAGGAACTGGTCCCCATTCAATAATGGACTTTTATCCAACGAGCTTGTACTTAGCGCGAAACGGGCCCGGCTGGTCTGGGATATTACCCCCGGTAAGTCGGTGTTGTGACAGTAAAGAGCTTGAAATAAATCTTAGTTACAATCATTTCTTTTGCGGCCCGCGGCCCACGACGGGCATAAATCAAATATCATCGTTCCGTGCGCTCTCCTTCGCGCGCTTTCACGTCTCGCCCTCTTCTCttacctctttctcttttttaccGCTTCTTCCCTCGGCTCATTGCACTTGCATTTACATTCAACAACATCCGAACCTTCTATCCTCCTCCTTGTTGCTGCCCCACAGATCCTGTCTATTGCCCCTGCACGGCCTTGATCGATAAAGGCCACTCTTATCGATgcagaaatttattttctcgaaCCTCACCCACCTCGTGACGACCGGCAAACAGGAATACGGTTTGCTATTCGGGAGAGGCAGCTTGATTTACGTCCTCCTGGAACGTTGCTACTTTTACTATTCAGTTTATAATCAACATTTTGAGATACgttctttataaaataaaatctttttcACGCATGGATATGGTGTCTTTATCTGGGACGAAACAATTCGTTTATCTCTGAGGGATAGCTCGACTGTAAATAAAAGGAGGTCTTGGAATCGCGTCGAAGAAGGAAGAGTTCGCTCACACGCGAGGATAGCGCGGCCCTTTGCGAGCCTCCACGACGATGCAATAAATCCTCGCCGATGATCGAGGGATCCAGTTTATCGGCTCGCGCCCGTCCAGAAAGGTCACGATGCTGCATGCACCGGGACATTCATTACGGCACGTTGCAAGTAGAGGGCCACGGCCAACGTCTTGCCCCAAGAATTTCCATCTCGAGAGTAGGTTGCGCTTGTGAACAAAGCGTTAACACCGGATCGATTTGTTTCGCGAACGTTTCGAGAAACGTTCTTCTGCTCCAAGCAACGCGCTCGTACTGgaaacttgaatttaattaaccgTTTGCCGTACGATTTATTTTCTGGCAAGCGTGCCCAATCGgagtatttaattttatttcgcgCGAGAAACAAAAGTACGTTTAGCAGCAAGATTAAGCCTAGAAAGACTGAAGAGAGAGCTTGTCGAGCCCATCGGTTAGAAAATATTGGGAGCTATTAATTCGTTCAAAGTGCCTCGAAGACATTCACAATCCTGTTCCAGTTGCACAGTTAATTTACTGTTATGTAGGTTATCATCGAACGGCATCTAGCATTCGATAAGTCACGATAACGATGATCTCTAACGGCATCTGGGATCTATTCGCGGCGGATATTAGCGAATGATCGTCGAATGAATATGCATCGGCCGGAAGTCCTATGGCCGATTAAAAGCGACGTACCATGGCTGCCGTGCATTTCACCTCGACAGAGCGAAACTTATGCAGCCgagaaaatatcgatttatcgatGCCCGCGGCGGGAATCTGCATTCGAAACGTTGGACACACAGACGGTAATATAAGCGTTCGCTTCTTACctcgtttctctctttctctttccgtGCACGTCTCTTATGTTTATCGCTTAGTCAGTGTCTCCGTCGGTCGCAATTTATTCGTCGGGaccgaataaaaatttaataagcaaCCACCGACCTTCGCGTATCTCCGATCGCGACGCTTAAACATTCGCTTTCTTTGCAAACTCTCTTCCTTTTTACCTTCTTGCACGtcgtttcttcttctcgttcccCTTGTTCCTTTCGCGCGCACTGACAAAGAACGGGGCGTGAGTTTTACACCGGGACGATCTTACCACGGTGGTTTAATCGAAATTACGCGGCTGCGCGCATGCTAAGCGAGCGTAGATTGCGCGGGAGccaataattcaaaattcaaaaggGGCGAAACTCGTGCGCCACGAAATACGGACCCGGACCGAGCTTCCTCTTTGAAACATTCAACCGACCCGACACCcgattcttctctttttccatTCTCTCCCCACATTTCTCTTTTGGTGTCA
This genomic interval carries:
- the LOC123988399 gene encoding uncharacterized protein LOC123988399; translated protein: MLVQGWRNRYTIRMRRCQMKMEHIDRQKGNRRVLRATGFQPAPDSSRRFNRLGLIPSRSMAASVVSPWFARLSLTVTCGQEKNRKFLDSSVCKEREEEDADHSESRMKLAFQLDKTKIAVLSSRRGDVRQLNRSIVPTRQSTTTSIVFDVESRQIVGQFRGDAYELLIDR